Sequence from the Phragmites australis chromosome 11, lpPhrAust1.1, whole genome shotgun sequence genome:
ttggatgctataatattaataaatcTTAGTTTTTGAAAATAAGAGTTTTTCAAGCACGGGGCATGAGATACCACTGTCTACGCATACCATAGTATTTTGCCGTATTTCCATAAACCTCGATGTGTTTGGCATTTGCAGGCTAAACTATAGTATTTTGTTATGTGAATAGTTTTATCATGCTAGTTGATGTTTTAAAGAACATTATACAAGCTCGGCCGTGTGGGTGCATGCACAGAAATTATATTTCTCGTTATCAAAAAAATACGTGCTAAAAACATAAGCGAAGCTTCCACTGAGGCACCTAGAGCTATGACCTAGTTCGTGTTCCCTTTTCTACCTTTATTTTTCTGTAGCTTCTATGAACCACCGGTTATAGCCCGCGTTCGGCTCTGGAGTCTGGACACGGTCCGAGTTTTGAGCCAGGACTAGCTCCGTCTCTGACTAAGAATCATCATGCTTTAACTAAAGAGGAGGTAGGCTGTCGTACTGCACGTACGTGTAAAAGGGTAACGTGCATGGCGCCGACCCTTCCCTCTCGTCCCGTCGACGGTTGATCCGTCGTCTCACGAGAAAATTAAGCCTCAGATCCGGCGGGGCGTCGTTATCTCGCCGAAGTCCACATCGATCGGCGGCCGTGTTTACCCCAAGCTCCTTTAACCGCCCGCCTATCCAGTCACTAGTCTAGTGGGCGCGCTTCACGCGCGAGGGCGAGGCGGGCGAGGCGGGCGGAGCAGACAAGGAAGCCAGCGCGAGCCGAGCGCGCGGTAGGAACCGTCCCCAAGTCCGTGCAGGCGCAGGCGTCGTCGTCCCGGCTCGTTTCGTCTCACCTCACCACGCGCTAAACCAAATCGCGTCACCTCCCTCGCATGCTCGCGCAGGCCGGCGCACCTACCCTCCTCGCCTCGGCTCCAATTCCGAACTGGCAAATCACGTCGCcgcccgcccccgccgcgccgGGCTTCTAACCCCTACCCACCTCTGGCTCTGATCCCACGCGTCCCGCCCGCCCGCGCGTTAAGTATCCGCATCGGCTCCCTCTCCCGTCTGatctgaccccccccccccctgcggCTGCCGTCAGCAAATCTCGCGCTCGCGGCGCGGATCCCGCGCCTCGGGTAGGCGTGGGCCTCGATCTGGGGATCGGGATGAGAGGGGGGCGCCGGTGATGACCGGCTCGGCGTCGTCGCTGGGTCTGCGGTCCGGGAGCTACGGCTCCCTCGCTTCCACCgcgggcagcggcggcgtcTGCGGGGCGAGGAAGGCGGGAGCCAGGGGGTGGGCGTGCCGCGGGGAGAAGGAGCGGCTGCAGCTGCTCCACCGCGCGCTGCGGCTGGTCGGCCGGCGCAGGGCcggcgtgctgctgctgctcgccgtCGCATCTGCCGCCGTGTTCTGCTCCCTCTTCGCCATCGTCAAAGGTCCACTTGTCGATCCCTCTGCTCCCGCTTGCTTGCCTCCCACCCGTTGCTAGCCCTGTCGCTGCGTGCGCTTCACTCTCTCGTTCCCTGCTCGTAGCGAAATGGGCGCCTTTTGGATAGCTTTGTAGTGTGTTCGGTCATGCAGTTGGCGTTTACAAAATTTCAAATAGAGAATTGAGATGGTGTAAACACTGAAAATGAGGAGTGTGTGCATACTCCTCGTAGAATATGCTGCCAAATGCTTGGACCAGTTACGTGCTCCCTCTGCCCCCTTCTCACGTTGTACTCCTGTGTCGATGTGGATAGTTGGGCTGTAGACGGCGACCTGGTCTCTCAGTAGTGTTACATATATTTTGGGTCAGGCAATGTGTATATCATGGTGCCGATGCATATGGAAGTGGTTCGAATGGTTTGATGGAATTGCGCTCTCCAATATTTCAGATGATTTTTcttaaacaaaaatatttttcagaTTACAGGGCTGAGCTGAGCTCTGTGGTGCATATCTTGCATGACCTCTACTAatcattttttatcattaaTTGGGATAACCCAACATGAAACTTGTATGCTGATCCAAATCATCAATGACCATTTTGTTGCTCTTGTTGTATGCTTTGGTTAATGTTAGGGACTACTAAAACGTCTATTATCCCCATGAAGTGTCGAATAAATGTTTTATATTAGAATGTGCTTTGTTGTTAGAAAGTATGGTCACTGACGGTTTCTTTATAACTTGTTTCAGATGACAGTAACTCAATTAGCATTGTGAATAATTATGAAGTCCCAAATGCCATACAAAAGTCAGTGTATCCTAGCACAACACGACCTCTAATGATGTCTGGAGACCAATACTCCACCAGTGTTGTCAACAAAGTTGAGCGTCCAAATTGGCTTCATCTTTCATATGCAAACTTCACACATCCTTGTGAAGGTTTCTCAGTTCCTCCTCCCCTGGTTGATAAGAAACGCACTGGACCCCGACGTAAGATTTGTTCTTTGCATCTTTCTTGTAGCATTGCAAATTATTTTATGTCTAACATGTCACTGATCATATGATCTGTTCTCATTTCCACCTGTAGCATGTCCTGTTTGCTATGTCTCTGTAGATCAAGCATTTGCTCTGATGCCTCTACAGGCTTCACCATCGCCTGTCCTAAAGAACCTAAATTATGTATCTGAAGACAGTATCACTGCAAATTTATCAAATCAGAGCTCTGGATTTGGAGGACATCCATCTCTGGAGCAGAGAAGTAAATCTTTTGACATCAATGAATCAATGGCTGTCCACTGTGGGTAGGTTACATGCATCTCCTTGTCCAGACTAGATCCACACTTCTCCAAAAAAATAAAGTTGTTTGGAATGTGAATACTAAAGTAAATGgtttatgttatttttttatcagCTTTGTTAGAGGAAATAAGCCTGGCCAAGGTACTGGGTTTGATATCAAGGATGATGATCTGCTGGAAATGGAGCAATGTCGTGAGCTAGTTGTAGCTTCTGCTATTTTCGGTAATAGCACTGTTGACTAATAGTCTTAGCTATGTCCGTCTAAAAAATGTCTTAGCTGTGGCTGCAAAATAAATTATCGGCTCACCATTTTATCCCATTGCCCAGGGAATTATGATATGATTCAACACCCGAGAAACATAAGTGAATTTTCAAAGGCCAATGCATGTTTTTATATGTTTGTGGATGAAGAAACAGAGGCTTATGTCAAGAATTCTAGTTCTCTGCACAATGATAATAAAGTTGGACTATGGAGGCTAGTGATTGTCCGAAACCTCCCTTATGAAGACCCAAGGCGTACGGGAAAGGTGCCTTTCTTATGAATTGCTATAACTGTCAATGTTTCATCATTGTGATATGTGCTTCTAATTGTCAGCACCGTTATTAGGAAGCAACAAAAAACGGTAGATTCCGTCATTTTTCCCTAATGAACATCAACCTCATATCTGACGGAGCATCTAATCTAAGCATATGAAACTTATTTTAGAAGTGAAGGAACTACAATGCTGTCATTTACTGGACTCCACAGGCTCATTGGCAAGTAGAAAGTTGCTGACATTATACATTGGCtatataaattatatattaGTGGCACTAGGTATTTAATATAACCATAGATTAATACATCATGAGAAATTTGGGAGTTAAATGCTTAAATGTTCACTCCGTGAACAAAGAAAATGGATAAAGGGATACGGTCAGTATGCTTTGCAAACTTCGCAAAATATGCTCTTGAGCTATCCATCTTTTGTGTCTCATAAAAACTAAATGTATGCTGGCGTATTTAACATAATTTCATTGGATGCTCTTTTGCCTTCCCTTAGCTCCTAAAACCTTAATTTATTTCAAATAGGGAACAGTACTTGAGGCCATTTATCATCATGATTACCTTCAGATGTCTATCTGAAAATTCTTCTAAAGAAATTTTAGCTTCAGTGACTTAGTAGTAGTTAAATAGAAGTAaatgtatttgatatggacaaTGGCATGGTTACCTCCTCATCTGTATACTGTTCTTATCATGGAATGAACAAATGCCTTCTTTTGTGCAGATTCCAAAACTTCTGCTCCATAGGCTATTTCCAAATGTGAGATTTTCAGTTTGGATAGATGCAAAACTTCAGCTTGTTGTGGATCCCTATCTCCTGCTTGAGAGGTATGTTTGGTGTAAAGAAAGCTTTGTTTGTTATGTGCTATTTCTTGATGGTTGTATCCTTAAGGAGAAACTCTGGTAAAGATCTTCGATTTTGTCAAATTGGAGAAAACCAAATAAGTTTGTGGGCTGCCCTGCACTCTGACATcgtaatttttttcttacaacCACAACATGCCGTTACTGTAGTGAACTGGTTACAACAGATTTGTATCTTTGGTGGATTTAGACTGCACAAAATCGTCAaaagttttcttggattttttAATGATATCCCCTTTCTTAGTTTAGCAGTTGTGTTTGTATTTCATCATTTTAGTACCACAATTATTTTACTATTGTATGAAAATTCAGCCGGTGGGCTCCTGTCGATGATATTGTTTAATCTGCTGCTAATTCTACCAATTAGATTTCTCTGGAGGAAAAATACTACTTTTGCGATCTCTCGGCATTACAAACGCTTTGATGTGTTTGAAGAAGCAGAAGCTAATAAAGCTGCTGGAAAATATGACAATGCGTCAATTGATTACCAAATAGAGTTTTACAGAAATGAGGGCCTAACACAATATTCTCCTGCTAAGCTTCCTATCACAAGTGGTCAGTGATCTCACCAGATTATGGTAATAGAACTTCAGTTTCGCTCTGGAATCTTAATCTTGTCCCTTTTGCATTGCATGCAGATGTCCCTGAAGGATGTGTGATCATCAGAGAACACATCCCCATTACAAATCTCTTCACATGTCTATGGTTCAATGAAGTTGACCGTTTCACCTCCAGGGATCAAATAAGTTTCAGCACTGTCCGGGACAAAATAAGGTCTAAAGTTGGCTGGATGCCTGAAATGTTCCTGGACTGTGAAAGGCGCAACTTCGTCGTTCAGGTATTGCAGCTGATCTATAATCTGTTATGGTTTTTGGTCCTCAAGCACTTTTTTGGTGCACAACTCAACTAATGATCAAGTCGCCTTTATTTTGGGTGCACTACTACTGGCCGCACATGTTAAGCTTACAAGTATCTTTTTCTGCTGTTGGCATTGCACCAGGCATACCACAGGGAGCTACTGGAGCAAATGATTGCGTCTGGTAGGAAGCCCCCTCCAGCGACCGACCAACCATCTCGAAAACTTAGGCCAGGTAGCAGGAAAACTCCCCCATCAAAGAAGCCTTCCGTGAGGcggaaaaaggagaagaaatcgAGCTCGCGAAGGCGTCTTCCGAAACCCGTCGCTGGGGGAATGGGTGTTATGTGACGTAGGCTCCTGGACTGTCTCACTTACACAGCGTGTTACTGGACTGTCAGCTGATTCCATAAGGGGCAGGGGCTTGTAGTTTTTCCCCGCCGAAATTTGTTCATAGTTATTCTTCATTGTTGTTGTAAATAACAGCGCAAATCAATATTCAATTCTGTTCATTGAGGTTTGGGGCCGACCCATTTCACGTTGAGGGAGTTGAGTGGATTCTCAGAGATTGACTACATTTTGCCCCCCTAAACTTCGTGATGACTGGTAAGAGGAGCGACTACTCGACTAGGGGAGTGGTGCCGGCGTGCCGGTGGTATGGCGCCGTCTGGATTCGGCACGGCAGCGCGGGCGCAGTCGCAGCGCAACCGCGGCCGGATGGCGCCCACAGGGCCACAGGCTATGTGCCGTGGGGTCAGTGGCGGGGCAGTGGGCGCGGGTTGGGCTGTACTCCCAAGTCCTATCCCCACGGCTATACGGGGAGCGGACGGGCATGCCGCTGGTGCATTGGGCGTCAGATTGCTTGACACACGCGGGGAGCAGGTAGGTCAGGGGCGGGTGCCGGCTGCACACGCGGATCAATAGGATCGGATCAGTTGGGGCCCTGGAGCAGGCAGCCGGGCCACTGGTGACCAAGAAAGAATTTGCGTTTAGGCTGATAAAAAAGTACGAAAGGTAAGGAAGTTCAAAATTCTGCACTACTTAAAATTCTCATCAACATTTAGCACTAATTAAAATTCTCATCAACATTTAGCACTACTTAAAATGTTTGTAAAAATCCTTCCCTCGTGCCTCCGTCCGTGATCTGCACCCCGCGGTCTGCCTCCCGATTTCTCCGCTCCCGGAGCTGTCGTTTCCATCCCGCGttctccgccccccccccccccccggtctgCCTCCCGATTTCTCCGCTCCTCCGCCATCGGGACGACCTCGATCGCCGTTCTGCGCTGGCCTCGCGCACCCACACCAACCTCGATCGCCGACGTGAACGCCAGcccctccgtcgccaacctcgCGTAGCCCTCGATCGTCGAGTCCAATGCCAACCCCTCCGCCGGAGAGATTGCGTGTTGGCAGCACGGCGGCAACAACTGTCTGCCGCCCAAAATCGGCCTTATCCcttcatcctccctcctcacccACCTCGGCCGCCCTCGTCCGCCTTCCCCAACCACCCGCCCCGTCCTCCTTCCCCCATATCCATTCTCCAGTTGGATCGATCTGAAACCCCCTTCCCCACCATGTCCTCTATTGGAAACTGTCGCCAGGTCATCGCCGTCCTCCGAGCGCACGGCCGCCTCCACACGCGTCAACTTGTTGTGACCGGCGATAGCCCCGTGGTGTGCTCCTTTATTGAGGCCTTCCTCGTCGTCTTCGTGCTCCTCCTTGGGGTTGAGCTCGCCGCCTACTTCAGCGGTGGGAACCTCGTCGCCTtcgctctcttcctccctccccgTCATCGTCCTGAGGCTCGACCTACGCTGGGCGCGTCTGCTCCGCCCCGTGAGGGACTGCAACGGGtgcagcggcggcgggcggTACCGCCGGCTCGGTCAGTTTGCACACGGCGGCGTCGCCGGAGGGGCAGTGCTATCCCCGGTTGCTAGGGGCGAAGACGGCGATGCCGACGCCACCTCAGATGCCGTCAGCCTCAAGGTCAGCCTGCTTAGCGATTGTCAGATCGGCAAGACCAGCATCATGGTAATTCCTGCGCAGCTGGTGTTGGCCGAGCACCTCAAGTCCCTGCTCTACACCATCGCGTTCGTCGTCGAACATACTATAAGCCGATTTGATTCTCCTCCTTGCTGAGTTTCCAATTTTAGCTATCATCAATTCCCCTTGAACTCGAATCCACACCATTGTTGTGCCTGCAGATCAACCCTGATATAGGAGGGGGCAGGTATATAAGAGATGCAGGATAGGTGCTCGACGGAAATACCCAGTGAAAGAACTATGCCTCAGTTGATTGCTTACACATTTGCTTTCTTCTTCAGGCCATCCCAGTCCCCGGTGCTCAAGAACAACAGCAGCACGGAGACATCTCACCTGCATCGATCGTCAACCGTGCCACTGCTAGGATGCCGCCACTGCTCCACTATGGCTCTATGGCCCAAAGGCGTATGTGACAGTGCGTGGCCCGGGCGCTTGCCCCTCTCCAGAAGTACTCCATGCACTTAAATCCGACTAAAATCTTGCACTTGGCGTGTGATTCATCTTGGGCAGGTAATCACACAACCTTTGTGCACTACATGTGGCAGCACATTCAGCACTCTTTGTTATTAACACTTACATACACGATGCAAAC
This genomic interval carries:
- the LOC133884717 gene encoding probable hexosyltransferase MUCI70; protein product: MTGSASSLGLRSGSYGSLASTAGSGGVCGARKAGARGWACRGEKERLQLLHRALRLVGRRRAGVLLLLAVASAAVFCSLFAIVKDDSNSISIVNNYEVPNAIQKSVYPSTTRPLMMSGDQYSTSVVNKVERPNWLHLSYANFTHPCEGFSVPPPLVDKKRTGPRPCPVCYVSVDQAFALMPLQASPSPVLKNLNYVSEDSITANLSNQSSGFGGHPSLEQRSKSFDINESMAVHCGFVRGNKPGQGTGFDIKDDDLLEMEQCRELVVASAIFGNYDMIQHPRNISEFSKANACFYMFVDEETEAYVKNSSSLHNDNKVGLWRLVIVRNLPYEDPRRTGKIPKLLLHRLFPNVRFSVWIDAKLQLVVDPYLLLERFLWRKNTTFAISRHYKRFDVFEEAEANKAAGKYDNASIDYQIEFYRNEGLTQYSPAKLPITSDVPEGCVIIREHIPITNLFTCLWFNEVDRFTSRDQISFSTVRDKIRSKVGWMPEMFLDCERRNFVVQAYHRELLEQMIASGRKPPPATDQPSRKLRPGSRKTPPSKKPSVRRKKEKKSSSRRRLPKPVAGGMGVM